In Kocuria turfanensis, a single genomic region encodes these proteins:
- a CDS encoding glycine betaine ABC transporter substrate-binding protein: MRTPRCAGAALLLSGAALLLAGCGLEPSTAYVPAAEPGSIQPVEGAEGTEVKVTSKNFTEQLILGKIAVLAVEAAGFETEDLTNVPGSQPVRELMLSGGADLTVEYTGTAWLTFLGHEQGIPDQQEQWQAVHDEDLGNGLTWGAPAALNNTYAMAVRSEYAEAHGLRTVSDIAELPVAERTFCVEAEFNSRSDGLTPLLAHYGLDRGSEVPEDNIGIYDTGAIYSATDSGECNFGEVFSTDGRIPALDLTVLEDDRQFFPAYNAAPVFGTDLLQRFPALEQVLEPISQALTDDVMQELNRQVDVDGRDPADVAYEWMLSEGFIVEA, encoded by the coding sequence ATGAGAACCCCACGCTGCGCGGGCGCCGCCCTGCTGCTCTCCGGCGCCGCGCTGCTGCTGGCCGGCTGCGGGCTGGAGCCCTCCACCGCCTACGTGCCCGCCGCCGAGCCCGGCTCCATCCAGCCCGTCGAGGGCGCCGAGGGGACCGAGGTGAAGGTGACGTCCAAGAACTTCACCGAGCAGCTGATCCTCGGCAAGATCGCCGTGCTGGCCGTGGAGGCCGCCGGCTTCGAGACCGAGGACCTCACCAACGTGCCCGGCTCCCAGCCGGTGCGCGAGCTCATGCTCTCCGGGGGTGCCGACCTGACCGTCGAGTACACCGGCACGGCGTGGCTCACCTTCCTCGGCCACGAGCAGGGCATCCCGGACCAGCAGGAGCAGTGGCAGGCCGTGCACGACGAGGACCTCGGCAACGGGCTGACCTGGGGGGCGCCGGCCGCGCTCAACAACACCTACGCCATGGCCGTGCGCTCGGAGTACGCCGAGGCCCACGGGCTGCGGACGGTCTCGGACATCGCCGAGCTGCCGGTGGCGGAGCGCACGTTCTGCGTCGAGGCGGAGTTCAACTCCCGCAGCGACGGGCTGACCCCCCTGCTCGCCCACTACGGCCTGGACCGCGGCAGCGAGGTGCCGGAGGACAACATCGGCATCTACGACACCGGGGCGATCTACTCCGCCACGGACAGCGGCGAGTGCAACTTCGGGGAGGTCTTCTCGACCGACGGCCGCATCCCCGCCCTGGACCTGACCGTCCTCGAGGACGACCGGCAGTTCTTCCCGGCCTACAACGCCGCCCCGGTGTTCGGCACGGACCTGCTGCAGCGGTTCCCGGCCCTGGAACAGGTCCTGGAGCCGATCTCCCAGGCGCTGACCGACGACGTGATGCAGGAGCTCAACCGGCAGGTGGACGTCGACGGGCGGGACCCGGCCGACGTCGCCTACGAGTGGATGCTCTCCGAGGGGTTCATCGTCGAGGCCTGA
- a CDS encoding TM0106 family RecB-like putative nuclease, whose translation MFLLGPEADLVFSASDLVRAAECPFASLSVLDELLGRAPRRPEERDAMRTRTAALGDAHEHRVLAAHRTAFGAWDPATGRGVYEVEPARGTDRAGLAAKHAESLAALRAGADVVFQASFFDGGFHGRADFLVRRPDGAYAVHDTKLARHAKVTALLQLAAYADQLERAGAPVAPEVTLVLGDQREAVFPVAEHLAVYRERRERFVAAAAAHRARTGPVQWHDDRVGRCGRCGHCARAVAEHRDLLLTAGMSVRMRRTLRERHGVRTVDELAGLADPRLPAAVRRLRDQAAMQTGRGGEDGAVEWVKDGRAHRTAYRVTTTEPLRRLPAPNPGDVFFDFEGDPLWQDPGDPASWGLEYLFGVVEQPPVPGAEPVFRPFWAHSRDQERTALREFLDYVAERRERFPGMHVYHYADYEKAALRRLSLVHAVGEDAVDRLLRENVLVDLYDTVRGSLRLSENSYSIKKLEPLYMGRHLRTGDVVDAGASVVAYADSCAARDAGRAEEADRILAGIADYNAYDCLSTLRLRDWLLGLAGISPDPARHRPAPAPAGPAEELPGTAMTDAEQRLREFLDRPEAAAGLGPRQRTAVAMVASATGYHRRERKQYWWSHFDCLEGPVEDWEDTRDVFVVQRAEVLEDWAKDPAKRGSAAPTRLLRLAGRFGEGSTLRPGATGLFLVYGPPVPAHLAEEAAGRGSGRAGDWTAALEELDEREDGTAVLTVRERLRTPRGAPAPEPWAELPLALTPERPIATASLEESLQTLAARTADALPELPELPGLRLLLREPPRPAGGGELPVPGPGGTIDAVVEALRALDRTFLAVQGPPGSGKTHLGSHVIGRLVEAGWRIGVVAQSHAVVENLLGGVIAKGGVPAERVGKKAPAGRPAHGQGPWRTLAGRDFAAFLAEGGAVVGGTAWDFSNAAYLEDEALDLLVVDEAGQYSLANTLAVSRAARRLLLLGDPQQLPQVSQGTHPLPVDESALGWLSHGSPTLPAEYGYFLDRTWRMHPELCEPVSELSYAGRLGSAPAAARRELTGVPPGLRTCYVEHAGNRTASPEEARQVVALAREFVGTPWRAGPDAAPVALTPADVLVVAAYNAQVELVAQELRAAGLRDEEGAGVRVGTVDRFQGQEAPVVIVSMAASSAEGHRGMEFLLSPHRLNVAVSRGQWCAVLVRSPALTDYLPATPEGLQLLGRFTRLCRRGAGPGSP comes from the coding sequence ATGTTCCTGCTGGGCCCCGAGGCGGACCTCGTCTTCTCCGCGAGCGACCTGGTGCGCGCGGCCGAGTGCCCGTTCGCGAGCCTGAGCGTTCTGGACGAGCTGCTCGGCCGGGCGCCGCGGCGCCCCGAGGAGCGCGACGCGATGCGCACCCGCACGGCCGCCCTGGGCGACGCCCACGAGCACCGGGTCCTCGCCGCCCACCGGACGGCGTTCGGCGCCTGGGACCCCGCCACCGGCCGCGGCGTCTACGAGGTCGAGCCGGCCCGCGGCACGGACCGGGCCGGGCTGGCGGCCAAGCACGCGGAGTCCCTGGCCGCCCTCCGCGCCGGGGCGGACGTCGTCTTCCAGGCCTCCTTCTTCGACGGCGGCTTCCACGGCCGCGCCGACTTCCTCGTCCGCCGCCCGGACGGCGCCTACGCCGTCCACGACACCAAGCTCGCCCGGCACGCCAAGGTCACCGCCCTGCTCCAGCTCGCCGCCTACGCCGACCAGCTCGAGCGGGCGGGGGCTCCCGTGGCGCCGGAGGTCACGCTGGTCCTGGGCGACCAGCGCGAGGCCGTCTTCCCCGTCGCCGAGCACCTGGCCGTCTACCGGGAGCGCCGGGAGCGCTTCGTGGCCGCCGCCGCCGCCCACCGGGCGCGCACCGGTCCCGTCCAGTGGCACGACGACCGCGTGGGCCGCTGCGGGCGCTGCGGGCACTGCGCGCGGGCCGTCGCCGAGCACCGGGACCTGCTGCTGACCGCCGGCATGTCCGTGCGGATGCGCCGCACGCTGCGGGAGCGGCACGGGGTGCGCACCGTCGACGAGCTCGCCGGGCTCGCGGACCCGCGGCTGCCGGCCGCGGTCCGCAGGCTGCGGGACCAGGCCGCGATGCAGACGGGCCGCGGCGGTGAGGACGGGGCCGTCGAGTGGGTGAAGGACGGGCGGGCCCACCGCACGGCCTACCGGGTCACCACCACGGAGCCGCTGCGGCGGCTGCCCGCCCCGAATCCCGGGGACGTGTTCTTCGACTTCGAGGGCGACCCCCTGTGGCAGGATCCCGGGGACCCGGCGTCCTGGGGGCTCGAGTACCTCTTCGGGGTCGTCGAACAGCCCCCCGTCCCGGGCGCCGAGCCCGTCTTCCGGCCGTTCTGGGCCCACTCGCGGGACCAGGAGCGCACCGCGCTGCGGGAGTTCCTGGACTACGTGGCCGAGCGCCGGGAGCGCTTCCCCGGGATGCACGTCTACCACTACGCCGACTACGAGAAGGCGGCCCTGCGCCGGCTCTCCCTCGTCCACGCCGTGGGCGAGGACGCCGTGGACCGGCTGCTGCGCGAGAACGTCCTGGTGGACCTCTACGACACCGTGCGGGGAAGCCTGCGGCTGTCCGAGAACTCCTACTCCATCAAGAAGCTGGAGCCGCTGTACATGGGCCGGCACCTGCGCACCGGGGACGTGGTGGACGCCGGGGCGTCGGTGGTGGCCTACGCCGACTCCTGTGCCGCCCGGGACGCCGGGCGGGCGGAGGAGGCGGACCGGATCCTGGCGGGCATCGCCGACTACAACGCCTACGACTGTCTCTCCACCCTGCGGCTGCGGGACTGGCTGCTCGGCCTCGCCGGGATCTCCCCCGACCCCGCGCGGCACCGGCCCGCCCCGGCCCCGGCCGGGCCCGCCGAGGAGCTGCCCGGGACCGCGATGACGGACGCGGAGCAGCGGCTGCGCGAGTTCCTGGACCGCCCGGAGGCCGCCGCCGGCCTCGGGCCCCGGCAGCGCACCGCCGTGGCGATGGTCGCCTCCGCCACCGGCTACCACCGCCGTGAGCGCAAGCAGTACTGGTGGTCCCACTTCGACTGCCTGGAGGGCCCGGTCGAGGACTGGGAGGACACCCGCGACGTGTTCGTGGTGCAGCGGGCGGAGGTGCTGGAGGACTGGGCGAAGGACCCGGCCAAGCGCGGCAGCGCCGCGCCCACCCGCCTGCTGCGCCTGGCGGGCCGGTTCGGCGAGGGCTCCACGCTCCGGCCGGGGGCCACCGGGCTGTTCCTGGTGTACGGCCCGCCCGTTCCCGCCCACCTCGCCGAGGAGGCCGCCGGACGCGGCAGCGGCCGGGCCGGGGACTGGACAGCCGCCCTGGAGGAGCTCGACGAGCGCGAGGACGGCACGGCGGTGCTCACCGTGCGGGAGCGGCTGCGCACGCCCCGCGGCGCCCCCGCCCCGGAGCCCTGGGCCGAGCTGCCCCTGGCGCTGACCCCGGAGCGGCCGATCGCCACCGCCTCCCTCGAGGAGTCGCTGCAGACGCTGGCCGCCCGCACCGCCGACGCCCTGCCGGAGCTGCCCGAGCTGCCGGGGCTGCGGCTGCTCCTGCGCGAGCCGCCGCGACCGGCCGGCGGCGGGGAGCTGCCCGTCCCGGGCCCCGGCGGCACGATCGACGCCGTGGTCGAGGCCCTGCGCGCGCTGGACCGCACCTTCCTCGCCGTCCAGGGCCCTCCCGGCAGCGGCAAGACGCACCTCGGCTCCCACGTCATCGGCCGGCTCGTGGAGGCCGGGTGGCGGATCGGCGTGGTGGCCCAGTCCCACGCGGTCGTGGAGAACCTGCTGGGCGGGGTGATCGCGAAGGGCGGTGTGCCCGCCGAGCGCGTCGGCAAGAAGGCGCCGGCCGGGCGTCCCGCGCACGGGCAGGGGCCCTGGCGGACGCTCGCGGGCCGGGACTTCGCCGCCTTCCTCGCCGAGGGCGGCGCCGTGGTCGGCGGCACGGCGTGGGACTTCTCCAACGCCGCGTACCTCGAGGACGAGGCCCTGGACCTGCTCGTGGTCGACGAGGCCGGGCAGTACTCGCTCGCCAACACCCTGGCCGTGTCCCGCGCCGCGCGCCGGCTGCTGCTGCTCGGGGACCCCCAGCAGCTGCCGCAGGTCTCGCAGGGCACCCATCCCCTGCCCGTCGACGAGTCGGCGCTCGGCTGGCTCTCCCACGGGTCGCCCACGCTGCCCGCCGAGTACGGCTACTTCCTGGACCGCACCTGGCGGATGCACCCCGAGCTGTGCGAGCCGGTCTCCGAGCTCTCCTACGCCGGGCGGCTGGGCTCCGCCCCGGCCGCGGCCCGGCGGGAGCTCACCGGTGTGCCCCCGGGCCTGCGCACCTGCTACGTCGAGCACGCCGGCAACCGCACGGCCTCCCCCGAGGAGGCCCGGCAGGTCGTGGCGCTGGCCCGGGAGTTCGTGGGCACCCCGTGGCGGGCCGGCCCGGACGCCGCGCCCGTGGCGCTGACCCCCGCGGACGTGCTCGTGGTGGCGGCCTACAACGCCCAGGTCGAGCTCGTGGCCCAGGAGCTGCGCGCGGCCGGGCTGCGGGACGAGGAGGGCGCCGGGGTCCGGGTGGGCACCGTCGACCGCTTCCAGGGGCAGGAGGCCCCCGTGGTGATCGTGTCCATGGCCGCCTCCTCCGCCGAGGGCCACCGGGGCATGGAGTTCCTGCTGTCCCCCCACCGGCTCAACGTGGCGGTCTCCCGCGGGCAGTGGTGCGCCGTGCTCGTGCGCTCCCCCGCCCTGACGGACTACCTGCCCGCCACCCCGGAGGGCCTGCAGCTGCTGGGCCGGTTCACCCGGCTGTGCCGCCGCGGGGCGGGTCCGGGATCGCCGTGA
- the dacB gene encoding D-alanyl-D-alanine carboxypeptidase/D-alanyl-D-alanine endopeptidase has translation MHTPRRPAPGRRRRVLATLLLALGAGLAGWSHPSWLPALHLGGAVPPAARALPSAAPTPHGAVPPDPGAPLPSAAEVAAAVGPALDGASADRRSVLVADALTGAPLHEQDPDTALVPASNQKLVTLLSLLTHADPGERLRTAVVAGEEPDTVVLVAGGDTLLRPGRSDPEAVQGRAGVRTLAQDTARALAARGASAPSTVRWDAGLFPGPALNEAWAAGDVAAGQIGPVAPMAFWSHHVPAGDLASPVRPDDAAADVAAVFAAELRAALAAEGVAAPPLRLVPGPAPRGAAELAAVESATLAEQAELMLQDSDNHLAEVLSRIAARAAGHPGSITGGREAAAEALAARGVDPAGLVLSDASGMSLDNRIPARALEQVVRAMAVDDTGALAPGARALPVAGGSGTLADRFDDEAGTAARGLTRAKTGTLNTVVSLSGHVSTREGRLLTYSVVLNEVADPSAARDAADRAVAALARL, from the coding sequence ATGCACACCCCCCGGCGCCCCGCGCCCGGCCGCCGGCGCCGGGTCCTGGCCACCCTGCTCCTCGCGCTCGGCGCCGGCCTGGCCGGCTGGTCCCACCCGAGCTGGCTCCCTGCGCTGCACCTCGGAGGAGCCGTGCCGCCGGCGGCACGGGCCCTGCCCTCGGCCGCGCCCACCCCGCACGGCGCCGTGCCCCCGGACCCGGGGGCACCGCTGCCGTCCGCCGCCGAGGTGGCGGCGGCGGTGGGCCCCGCCCTCGACGGCGCCTCCGCCGATCGGCGCTCCGTCCTGGTGGCCGATGCCCTCACCGGTGCCCCGCTGCACGAGCAGGACCCGGACACCGCCCTCGTGCCGGCCTCCAACCAGAAGCTGGTCACCCTGCTGTCGCTGCTGACCCACGCCGACCCGGGGGAGCGGCTGCGCACCGCCGTCGTCGCCGGGGAGGAGCCGGACACGGTGGTGCTCGTCGCCGGGGGCGACACCCTGCTGCGGCCCGGCCGCTCCGACCCGGAGGCGGTGCAGGGCCGCGCCGGCGTGCGGACCCTGGCCCAGGACACGGCCCGCGCGCTCGCCGCCCGGGGGGCGAGCGCGCCCAGCACCGTGCGGTGGGACGCCGGGCTCTTCCCGGGCCCGGCCCTCAACGAGGCCTGGGCCGCCGGGGACGTCGCGGCCGGGCAGATCGGGCCCGTGGCCCCCATGGCGTTCTGGTCCCACCACGTGCCGGCCGGGGACCTGGCCTCGCCCGTGCGACCCGACGACGCGGCGGCGGACGTGGCCGCGGTCTTCGCCGCCGAGCTGCGGGCGGCGCTCGCCGCCGAGGGGGTCGCCGCCCCGCCGTTGCGGCTCGTCCCCGGACCGGCGCCCCGGGGGGCGGCCGAGCTGGCCGCGGTGGAGTCCGCGACCCTGGCCGAGCAGGCCGAGCTGATGCTCCAGGACTCCGACAACCACCTCGCCGAGGTCCTGTCCCGGATCGCGGCCCGGGCCGCGGGCCACCCGGGCAGCATCACCGGCGGACGCGAGGCCGCGGCCGAGGCGCTCGCGGCCCGGGGGGTCGACCCGGCAGGCCTCGTGCTCTCCGACGCCTCCGGGATGTCCCTGGACAACCGGATCCCGGCCCGCGCCCTCGAGCAGGTGGTGCGGGCCATGGCCGTGGACGATACCGGCGCGCTGGCCCCCGGGGCCCGCGCGCTGCCGGTGGCCGGCGGGTCCGGGACCCTCGCCGACCGGTTCGACGACGAGGCCGGGACCGCGGCCCGGGGGCTGACCCGGGCCAAGACCGGCACGCTGAACACGGTGGTCTCGCTCAGCGGCCACGTCAGCACGCGGGAGGGGCGGCTGCTCACGTACTCGGTGGTGCTCAACGAGGTCGCGGACCCCTCCGCCGCGCGCGACGCCGCCGACCGCGCGGTCGCGGCCCTCGCCCGACTGTGA
- a CDS encoding inorganic diphosphatase: MELDVTIEIPRGSRVKYEIDHETGRLRLDRVLFTSMQYPAHYGYFEDTLGEDGDPLDALVLLDFEIVPGVLVESRPIAVFNMNDEAGGDAKILCVSTDKRYDHIQGLDDIDEFKLKEIQHFFERYKDLEPNKWVKGEGWEGRETAERLVTEALERFEQSHYESAAEAEEKAASTD, from the coding sequence ATGGAGTTGGACGTCACCATCGAGATCCCCCGGGGATCGCGCGTCAAGTACGAGATCGACCACGAGACCGGCCGCCTGCGCCTGGACCGCGTGCTGTTCACCTCGATGCAGTACCCGGCGCACTACGGGTACTTCGAGGACACCCTGGGCGAGGACGGCGACCCCCTGGACGCCCTCGTGCTGCTGGACTTCGAGATCGTCCCGGGCGTGCTCGTGGAGTCCCGCCCGATCGCCGTGTTCAACATGAACGACGAGGCCGGCGGGGACGCGAAGATCCTGTGCGTGTCCACCGACAAGCGCTACGACCACATCCAGGGCCTGGACGACATCGACGAGTTCAAGCTCAAGGAGATCCAGCACTTCTTCGAGCGCTACAAGGACCTCGAGCCGAACAAGTGGGTCAAGGGCGAGGGCTGGGAGGGCCGGGAGACGGCCGAGCGCCTCGTCACGGAGGCCCTCGAGCGCTTCGAGCAGTCGCACTACGAGTCCGCCGCCGAGGCGGAGGAGAAGGCCGCGTCCACCGACTGA